A single Ketogulonicigenium vulgare WSH-001 DNA region contains:
- a CDS encoding TIGR00645 family protein, which produces MSKKNGLEVGFERTLFASRWLMAPMYLGLVLALLMVVVIFFRELMYYVPQMFTMEMDKGILAVLSLIDLTLAANLLGIVIFSGYENFVSKLDIDENAERPEWMGTVDFAGLKMKLIASIVAISAIHLLKRFMEIGKPVGELFDGTELMWLVIIHLVFIVSGVMMALMDYINAKVKAASKY; this is translated from the coding sequence ATGTCGAAAAAGAACGGTCTCGAAGTCGGCTTCGAGCGCACCTTGTTTGCGTCGCGCTGGCTGATGGCCCCTATGTATCTGGGCCTTGTGCTGGCGCTGTTGATGGTCGTTGTGATCTTTTTCCGCGAGCTCATGTATTACGTGCCGCAGATGTTCACGATGGAGATGGACAAGGGCATCCTCGCCGTCCTGTCACTGATCGACCTGACGCTGGCTGCGAACCTTTTGGGGATCGTGATCTTTTCGGGCTACGAGAATTTCGTCTCGAAACTCGATATCGACGAAAATGCCGAGCGTCCCGAATGGATGGGCACTGTGGACTTCGCGGGCCTCAAGATGAAGCTGATCGCCTCGATCGTGGCGATTTCGGCGATCCACCTGCTGAAGCGGTTCATGGAAATCGGCAAGCCGGTGGGCGAGTTGTTCGACGGCACCGAGCTGATGTGGCTGGTGATCATCCACCTGGTGTTCATCGTCTCGGGCGTGATGATGGCGCTGATGGATTACATCAACGCCAAGGTGAAAGCCGCATCCAAATACTAA
- a CDS encoding prephenate/arogenate dehydrogenase family protein, with translation MSVLFPRVALIGLGLIASSIAHAARRAGVAGEIVGYDVSGDVRDTAREIALCDRITDTPDAAVVDADLVILCVPPGAMGSVARQIGAALKPGAILSDVGSTKRSVIDAVMPYVPGNVSFIPAHPLAGTEHSGPRAGFASLFDNRWCIIVPQEDTPADRLQMLQDFWQALGANTEVMDADHHDRVLAVTSHTPHLIAYTMVGVADDLGRVTDSEVIKYSAAGFRDFTRIAASDPTMWRDVFLNNKDATLEILGRFTEELFALQRAIRQGDGDHLHAYFTRTRAIRRGIIEAGQDTAKPNFGRGIEDVSESKG, from the coding sequence ATGTCCGTGCTGTTCCCGCGCGTAGCGCTGATCGGGCTGGGGCTGATCGCCTCGTCCATCGCCCATGCGGCACGGCGGGCCGGTGTTGCGGGCGAGATTGTCGGCTATGATGTCTCAGGCGATGTCCGCGATACCGCGCGCGAGATTGCCCTGTGCGATCGCATTACCGACACGCCTGATGCGGCTGTGGTGGATGCCGATCTGGTTATTCTTTGCGTGCCGCCGGGCGCGATGGGATCGGTGGCGCGTCAGATTGGCGCGGCGCTGAAACCGGGTGCGATCCTCAGCGATGTGGGATCGACCAAGCGTTCTGTTATTGATGCGGTTATGCCCTATGTGCCTGGAAATGTGTCGTTTATTCCGGCGCACCCTTTGGCTGGGACCGAGCATTCTGGCCCGCGTGCCGGGTTTGCCTCGCTGTTTGATAACCGCTGGTGCATCATTGTCCCACAAGAGGACACCCCCGCCGATCGCCTGCAAATGTTGCAAGACTTCTGGCAGGCCTTGGGCGCGAATACCGAGGTGATGGACGCCGACCACCACGACCGCGTGCTGGCCGTGACCAGCCATACGCCGCACTTGATCGCCTATACGATGGTGGGCGTCGCCGATGATCTGGGCCGTGTGACCGATTCCGAGGTCATCAAATATTCCGCCGCCGGTTTTCGCGATTTTACGCGGATCGCGGCCTCTGACCCCACGATGTGGCGCGATGTGTTCCTGAACAACAAAGATGCGACGCTGGAAATTCTGGGGCGTTTCACCGAAGAGCTGTTCGCCCTGCAACGCGCGATCCGGCAGGGCGATGGCGATCATCTGCACGCCTATTTCACCCGCACCCGTGCCATTCGTCGCGGCATTATCGAGGCAGGTCAGGATACCGCCAAGCCGAACTTTGGCCGCGGCATCGAGGATGTATCGGAGAGCAAGGGTTGA
- the clpA gene encoding ATP-dependent Clp protease ATP-binding subunit ClpA produces MPSFTNSLEQSIHSALSIANAHHHELATLEHLLLALLDEPDAAHVLRACAVDMTDLRKSLEDFVDDDLTTLVTTVEGSEAVPTAAFQRVIQRAAIHVQSAGRVEVTGANVIVALFAERESHAVYFLQEQDMTRYDAVNFIAHGVAKDPDFAENRTVNGATNGEDRSAPTGDEKEKALAKYCVDLNSKARKGDVDPLIGRDLEVERAIQVLCRRRKNNPLLVGDPGVGKTAIAEGLAWKIVQGDVPEVLAATTIYSLDMGALLAGTRYRGDFEERLKAVVKELEDHPDAVLFIDEIHTVIGAGATSGGAMDASNLLKPALAGGKLRCMGSTTYKEFRQHFEKDRALARRFQKIDVNEPSIDDAVKILRGLKPNFEEHHGVKYTNDAIRASVELAARYIHDRKLPDSAIDIIDEAGAAQHLVPESRRRKTISVKEVEAVVAKIARIPPKQVSKDDAATLKDLEPSLKRVVFGQDKAIEALASAIKLARAGLREPEKPIGNYLFAGPTGVGKTEVAKQLADTLGVEMLRFDMSEYMEKHAVSRLIGAPPGYVGFDQGGLLTDGIDQHPHSVLLLDEIEKAHPDVFNILLQVMDHGKLTDHNGRQVDFRNVILIMTSNAGAADQAREALGFGRDRREGEDTAAIERTFTPEFRNRLDAVIAFAPLAKETISKVVEKFVLQLEAQLLDRNVHFELSPAAAAWLGDEGYDEKMGARPLARVIQEHIKKPLAEELLFGSLQKGGLVRVGVKDGKLDLQFEAAKQRQATSDTPELAD; encoded by the coding sequence GTGCCGTCATTTACCAATTCGCTCGAACAGTCCATTCACAGCGCATTGTCGATTGCCAATGCACACCACCATGAGCTTGCAACGCTCGAGCATCTGCTGCTCGCCTTGCTTGACGAACCTGACGCGGCCCATGTTTTGCGCGCCTGCGCCGTCGATATGACCGACCTGCGCAAATCGCTGGAAGACTTTGTTGACGATGACCTGACCACGCTGGTGACAACGGTTGAAGGCTCGGAAGCCGTGCCGACCGCCGCCTTCCAGCGTGTGATCCAACGCGCCGCCATCCATGTCCAAAGCGCGGGCCGTGTCGAGGTGACCGGCGCCAATGTCATCGTCGCATTGTTTGCCGAGCGTGAAAGCCATGCCGTCTACTTCCTGCAAGAGCAGGACATGACCCGCTATGATGCGGTGAACTTCATCGCCCATGGCGTCGCCAAAGATCCAGATTTTGCCGAAAACCGCACTGTCAACGGGGCGACGAACGGCGAAGACCGCTCGGCCCCCACGGGTGACGAGAAGGAAAAGGCCTTGGCGAAATATTGCGTCGATCTGAACAGCAAGGCGCGTAAGGGTGACGTCGACCCGCTGATCGGCCGCGACCTCGAGGTCGAGCGGGCCATTCAGGTCCTGTGCCGCCGGCGCAAGAACAACCCGCTGTTGGTGGGTGATCCGGGCGTGGGCAAGACCGCCATCGCCGAAGGGCTGGCGTGGAAAATCGTTCAGGGCGACGTGCCCGAAGTGCTGGCCGCGACCACGATCTATTCGCTGGATATGGGCGCGCTGCTGGCCGGCACCCGCTATCGCGGTGATTTCGAGGAACGTCTGAAGGCTGTCGTCAAAGAGCTGGAAGACCACCCCGATGCCGTGCTGTTCATCGACGAGATCCACACCGTGATTGGTGCGGGCGCGACCTCGGGCGGGGCGATGGATGCCTCGAACCTGCTGAAACCGGCTTTGGCCGGTGGCAAGCTGCGCTGCATGGGCTCGACCACCTATAAAGAGTTCCGCCAGCATTTCGAGAAAGACCGCGCCCTCGCCCGCCGTTTCCAAAAGATCGACGTGAACGAGCCCAGCATCGACGATGCGGTGAAAATCCTGCGCGGCCTCAAGCCGAATTTCGAGGAGCATCACGGTGTGAAATACACCAATGATGCGATCCGGGCCTCGGTCGAGCTGGCAGCGCGCTATATCCATGACCGCAAACTGCCCGATAGCGCGATTGATATCATCGACGAGGCCGGTGCCGCCCAGCATCTGGTGCCCGAAAGCCGCCGTCGCAAGACGATCTCGGTGAAGGAAGTCGAGGCTGTGGTCGCCAAAATCGCCCGCATCCCGCCCAAGCAAGTGTCCAAGGACGATGCCGCTACGCTGAAAGACCTCGAGCCGTCGCTGAAACGCGTGGTCTTTGGTCAGGACAAAGCGATCGAGGCGCTGGCCTCGGCGATCAAACTGGCGCGGGCTGGCCTGCGCGAGCCTGAAAAGCCGATCGGCAACTATCTGTTCGCAGGGCCCACCGGCGTCGGTAAAACCGAGGTTGCCAAGCAGCTAGCCGATACGCTGGGCGTTGAAATGCTGCGCTTTGACATGTCGGAATACATGGAAAAGCACGCGGTTTCGCGTCTGATCGGCGCGCCTCCGGGCTATGTCGGCTTTGACCAAGGCGGGCTTTTGACCGATGGCATCGACCAGCACCCCCATTCGGTGCTGCTGCTGGACGAGATCGAAAAGGCCCACCCCGATGTGTTCAACATCCTGTTGCAGGTGATGGACCACGGCAAGCTGACCGATCACAACGGGCGTCAGGTCGATTTTCGCAATGTGATCCTGATCATGACCTCGAATGCGGGGGCTGCCGATCAGGCGCGCGAGGCGCTTGGCTTTGGCCGCGACCGCCGCGAGGGCGAGGACACCGCCGCGATCGAGCGGACGTTCACGCCCGAATTCCGCAACCGTCTGGATGCGGTCATCGCCTTTGCCCCACTGGCCAAGGAGACGATCAGCAAGGTGGTCGAGAAATTCGTCCTGCAACTCGAGGCGCAGCTGCTGGATCGCAACGTGCATTTCGAACTGTCGCCCGCGGCCGCCGCTTGGTTGGGGGACGAGGGTTACGACGAAAAGATGGGCGCCCGCCCACTGGCGCGCGTGATCCAAGAGCATATCAAAAAGCCGCTGGCCGAGGAGCTGCTGTTTGGCAGCTTGCAAAAAGGCGGTCTGGTGCGCGTCGGCGTCAAGGATGGCAAGCTGGACTTGCAATTCGAGGCGGCGAAACAGCGCCAAGCCACCAGCGATACACCTGAACTGGCGGACTGA
- the rpsD gene encoding 30S ribosomal protein S4, giving the protein MTKRTSAKHKIDRRMGENIWGRPKSPLNRREYGPGQHGQRRKGKLSDFGTQLRAKQKLKGYYGDLTEKQFRRIYSDAERTKGDTGENLVGLLERRLDAVVYRAKWVATVFAARQFVNHGHVTVNGVSVNIPSYRVKEGDVIEIRAKSKQLAVVLEAINLAERNVPDYIEVDNSKLTATYVRTPSLADVPYPVIMEPNLIVEFYAKN; this is encoded by the coding sequence GTGACTAAACGTACTTCTGCCAAGCACAAAATTGACCGCCGTATGGGCGAAAACATCTGGGGCCGTCCCAAATCGCCGCTGAACCGCCGCGAATACGGTCCCGGTCAGCACGGTCAGCGCCGCAAGGGCAAACTGTCCGACTTTGGTACCCAGCTGCGCGCAAAGCAAAAGCTGAAGGGTTACTACGGCGACCTGACCGAAAAGCAATTCCGCCGCATCTATTCGGATGCCGAGCGTACCAAGGGCGACACCGGTGAGAACCTGGTAGGCCTGCTCGAGCGCCGCCTGGACGCCGTCGTCTACCGCGCCAAGTGGGTTGCGACCGTCTTTGCTGCACGCCAATTCGTGAACCACGGCCACGTCACCGTGAACGGCGTTTCGGTGAACATCCCCTCGTATCGCGTCAAAGAAGGCGACGTCATCGAGATCCGCGCCAAGTCCAAGCAACTGGCCGTCGTGCTGGAAGCCATCAACCTGGCCGAGCGTAACGTTCCCGACTACATCGAAGTCGACAACAGCAAGCTGACCGCGACCTATGTGCGCACGCCTTCGCTGGCTGACGTTCCCTATCCGGTGATCATGGAACCGAACCTGATCGTCGAATTCTACGCAAAGAACTAA
- a CDS encoding class I SAM-dependent methyltransferase: MPADSHYDKVDKQFGPRAQAYIDSPTHAAGEDIEALAEIMAGKRPHLAIDLGAGGGHVAYRMAGLADHVLAVDLSQDMLLAVGATARARGITNLTTLCAPAEMMSLPDEHADFLASRYSAHHWHDLAAGLREAHRVLKPGATAVFMDTAAPRSAVVDTHLQAIELLRDRSHVRNYTAAEWVSALAVAGFQVQTLSHHPLRLEFQPWVKRSGTPIPMVAALLELQSGASQPVRDALRIEDDGTFTVDKVFITATRT; this comes from the coding sequence ATGCCCGCAGACAGCCATTACGATAAGGTCGACAAGCAATTCGGCCCCCGCGCGCAGGCCTATATCGACAGCCCGACCCATGCGGCGGGCGAGGATATCGAGGCTTTGGCCGAGATTATGGCCGGTAAACGCCCGCATCTGGCGATTGATCTGGGCGCAGGCGGCGGCCATGTGGCTTACCGGATGGCGGGCCTTGCTGATCATGTGCTGGCCGTTGATCTGTCGCAGGACATGCTGCTGGCCGTCGGCGCCACCGCGCGGGCGCGCGGCATCACGAACCTGACGACCCTCTGTGCGCCTGCCGAGATGATGTCCCTGCCCGATGAACATGCCGATTTTCTGGCCAGCCGCTATTCGGCGCATCACTGGCACGATCTGGCCGCCGGTCTGCGCGAGGCGCACCGCGTGCTGAAACCCGGCGCGACGGCTGTCTTTATGGATACGGCAGCGCCGCGTTCCGCCGTGGTCGACACCCATCTGCAGGCGATTGAACTGCTCCGCGACCGCTCGCATGTGCGCAATTATACCGCCGCCGAATGGGTCAGCGCACTTGCCGTTGCGGGTTTTCAGGTCCAGACCCTCAGCCATCACCCGCTCAGGCTGGAATTCCAGCCTTGGGTGAAACGCTCGGGCACGCCCATCCCGATGGTCGCGGCGCTGCTGGAATTGCAATCGGGCGCAAGCCAGCCGGTGCGCGATGCCCTGCGGATCGAGGATGACGGCACGTTCACCGTGGACAAGGTCTTCATCACCGCCACGCGGACTTGA
- a CDS encoding DMT family transporter — MAVIVLIAFAGGMLVTLSRQLNGRLALSTSAVISSLWNHAVGFVILLAYTLVVLGAGGLWPEGASTAPMLAWMGGIFGAVFVAAGSWLIPRLGAALTSVLLIAGQMLSSVALDLLRGASGNGWMQLGGVLMILAGVWISRNKT; from the coding sequence ATGGCGGTGATTGTTCTGATCGCTTTCGCGGGCGGAATGCTGGTCACGCTGTCGCGCCAGTTGAACGGGCGGCTGGCGCTGTCGACCTCGGCGGTGATCTCGTCGCTGTGGAACCACGCGGTCGGCTTTGTGATCCTGCTGGCCTATACGCTGGTGGTGCTGGGCGCAGGTGGTCTGTGGCCCGAGGGCGCATCCACCGCGCCGATGCTGGCCTGGATGGGCGGCATCTTTGGCGCCGTCTTTGTGGCGGCGGGTAGCTGGCTGATCCCGCGTCTGGGCGCGGCGCTGACATCGGTGCTGCTGATCGCGGGGCAGATGTTGTCATCGGTGGCGCTGGATCTGTTGCGCGGCGCATCCGGCAATGGCTGGATGCAGCTCGGCGGGGTGCTGATGATCCTTGCCGGTGTCTGGATCAGCCGCAACAAGACGTAA
- a CDS encoding DMT family transporter, giving the protein MTKPASSPGIFEIGIALATGGLMTIMLLSNSLMAAHTTPLFSSLTAHGVGAVALVLAVLALRLAMPGKAQPPLIGRAPLWAYLGGLSGALTVVLTSYAANSSLALTGTLALGLAGQVILALIFDRFGLLGMARRKPTRNDLISLALVIGGTLLIIFGRAQAGGQG; this is encoded by the coding sequence ATGACCAAACCCGCGTCTTCTCCCGGTATCTTTGAAATCGGCATCGCGCTGGCGACGGGCGGCCTGATGACGATCATGCTGCTGTCAAACAGCCTGATGGCCGCACATACCACGCCGCTGTTTTCATCGTTGACGGCGCATGGCGTGGGAGCGGTGGCGCTGGTTTTGGCGGTGCTGGCGCTGCGGCTGGCGATGCCGGGCAAGGCACAGCCGCCGCTGATTGGCCGCGCGCCGCTGTGGGCCTATCTGGGCGGGCTATCAGGTGCGCTGACGGTGGTGCTGACCTCTTATGCCGCGAATTCTTCGCTGGCGCTGACGGGCACGCTGGCGCTGGGTCTGGCGGGGCAGGTGATCCTGGCGCTGATCTTTGACCGTTTTGGCCTTTTGGGCATGGCGCGGCGCAAGCCGACGCGCAATGATCTGATCTCGTTGGCGCTGGTAATCGGCGGCACGCTGTTGATCATCTTTGGTCGCGCGCAGGCTGGAGGGCAGGGCTGA
- the hisC gene encoding histidinol-phosphate transaminase produces the protein MTAIRPQPGIMDIALYTSGASSIAGKSHVLKLSSNENPAGFSDAAKEAFLRAAHDLHRYPGTDHARLRGAIGEVQGLDPERIICGVGSDEVLQFVTQSYAGVGDEVIYTEHGFSLYPLLALAVGAVPVKVAEKQRRVDVDAILAACTDRTRIVFLTNPGNPTGTMIGEAEIARLSDALPRQVLLVLDSAYCEFADGYDGGASLVTTRPNMIMTRTFSKIHGLGGLRIGWGYAAREIIDVLNRVRQPFNLSEVQLSVAEAAMRDTAWVEKCRADNAKWRAWLSHALTELGVAVDESSANFILARFASEAEAAGCDAHLRDNGIIVRRVTGYGFPEGLRITVGDEAACRQVVHAVAQFKGLR, from the coding sequence ATGACCGCAATTCGCCCGCAACCCGGCATTATGGATATCGCGCTTTACACCAGTGGCGCGTCCAGCATCGCCGGGAAAAGCCATGTGTTGAAGCTTTCCTCGAACGAGAATCCGGCCGGATTCTCGGATGCGGCGAAAGAGGCTTTCCTGCGGGCGGCGCATGACCTGCATCGCTATCCGGGCACAGATCACGCGCGCCTGCGCGGCGCCATTGGCGAAGTCCAAGGCCTTGATCCTGAACGTATTATCTGCGGCGTAGGCTCTGATGAAGTGCTGCAATTCGTCACCCAATCCTATGCGGGTGTGGGCGATGAAGTGATCTATACCGAACACGGTTTCTCGCTATATCCGCTGCTCGCTTTGGCGGTTGGCGCGGTGCCGGTGAAAGTCGCTGAAAAGCAGCGCCGCGTCGATGTGGATGCCATTTTGGCCGCTTGCACGGATCGCACGCGAATCGTCTTTTTGACCAACCCCGGCAACCCCACCGGCACCATGATCGGCGAGGCTGAAATCGCACGCCTGTCCGATGCTTTGCCGCGTCAGGTGCTGCTGGTTCTGGACAGCGCCTATTGTGAATTTGCCGATGGTTATGACGGCGGCGCAAGTCTGGTGACCACGCGCCCGAACATGATCATGACGCGCACCTTTTCCAAGATCCACGGCCTTGGCGGCCTTCGGATCGGCTGGGGCTATGCCGCGCGCGAGATCATCGACGTGCTGAACCGCGTGCGTCAGCCGTTCAATCTGTCGGAAGTGCAGCTTAGCGTCGCCGAAGCCGCGATGCGCGATACCGCATGGGTCGAGAAATGCCGCGCCGATAACGCAAAATGGCGCGCGTGGCTCAGCCATGCGCTGACCGAGCTTGGTGTTGCGGTGGACGAAAGCTCTGCGAACTTCATCCTCGCCCGTTTCGCCTCCGAGGCCGAGGCGGCGGGCTGCGATGCGCATCTGCGCGACAACGGTATCATCGTGCGCCGCGTGACCGGCTATGGTTTCCCCGAGGGGCTGCGCATTACCGTGGGTGACGAGGCGGCTTGCCGTCAGGTCGTCCATGCCGTCGCGCAATTCAAGGGCCTGCGCTGA
- a CDS encoding class I SAM-dependent methyltransferase: protein MYLDVQDLKNFYYRSALGRAVQQVLRGRLRQMWPETKGMTIAGFGFALPLLRPFLPEARRVIGLMPGPQGVMAWPPGLPNITTLVEEALWPLETGSVDRLVMLHGLEMSDDPGALLQEARRVLGPGGRAVFIVPNRAGIWSRTDRTPFGYGKPYTIGQLEGALRLHDFAPERAATVLYQPPSVRRTWRRLGPMLESVGTHLPAIYAGGVLMVEAVKVPAPRTPARPRSVLEKRSLRILGPATSPAAMRYR, encoded by the coding sequence ATGTATCTCGACGTGCAGGATCTGAAGAATTTCTACTATCGCAGCGCCCTTGGGCGGGCGGTGCAGCAGGTCTTGCGCGGACGCTTGCGGCAGATGTGGCCCGAGACAAAGGGTATGACGATTGCAGGATTCGGCTTTGCACTGCCGTTGCTGCGTCCGTTTCTGCCCGAGGCCCGCCGCGTCATCGGGCTGATGCCGGGGCCGCAGGGGGTGATGGCCTGGCCGCCCGGCCTGCCCAATATCACCACATTGGTCGAAGAGGCGCTTTGGCCATTGGAAACGGGGTCGGTGGACCGGCTGGTCATGCTGCACGGCCTTGAGATGTCCGATGACCCCGGCGCGCTGCTGCAAGAGGCGCGGCGCGTCCTTGGGCCCGGCGGACGGGCGGTGTTCATCGTGCCCAACCGCGCCGGGATATGGTCGCGCACCGACCGCACGCCCTTTGGCTATGGCAAGCCCTATACGATCGGCCAGCTAGAAGGGGCGCTGCGACTGCATGACTTTGCGCCCGAGCGCGCGGCAACGGTGCTGTATCAGCCGCCATCCGTGCGGCGCACATGGCGGCGGTTGGGGCCGATGCTGGAAAGTGTCGGAACGCATCTGCCTGCGATATATGCAGGTGGCGTTTTAATGGTCGAAGCGGTCAAAGTCCCCGCGCCGCGCACCCCCGCACGCCCGCGCAGCGTGCTGGAAAAGCGCAGCTTGCGAATCCTCGGGCCCGCAACTTCGCCCGCAGCGATGCGTTACCGCTGA
- a CDS encoding F0F1 ATP synthase subunit delta: MSEPASISTGIASRYATAVFDLMVEEGALPALEGDIDSLDAALTASADLRAVIASPVLTRDEQARAITAVADALGLSVVLKNTLALMAAKRRLFVLPQLVAELRARVMAAKGEVFAEVVSAKALTATQATKLAEVLSAKVGKTVKLNATVDPALIGGLVVKIGSKMIDTSVASKLQALQNTMKEVG; this comes from the coding sequence GTGTCCGAACCAGCTTCGATTTCAACAGGCATCGCCAGTCGTTATGCAACGGCTGTCTTTGACCTTATGGTGGAAGAAGGGGCTCTGCCCGCGCTCGAGGGTGATATCGACAGCCTCGACGCTGCCCTGACCGCCAGTGCAGATCTGCGTGCGGTAATTGCATCGCCCGTTTTGACCCGCGACGAGCAGGCAAGGGCCATTACGGCTGTTGCTGATGCGCTGGGCCTGTCGGTTGTGTTGAAAAACACGCTGGCATTGATGGCCGCCAAGCGTCGTCTTTTCGTTCTGCCCCAATTGGTGGCAGAGCTGCGTGCCCGCGTCATGGCCGCAAAGGGTGAAGTCTTCGCAGAGGTCGTATCGGCCAAGGCGCTGACCGCAACCCAAGCCACCAAACTTGCCGAGGTTCTTTCGGCGAAAGTTGGCAAGACTGTTAAACTGAATGCGACCGTTGATCCTGCGTTGATCGGCGGTCTTGTTGTAAAAATTGGCTCGAAAATGATCGACACGTCGGTCGCTTCGAAGCTGCAGGCACTCCAGAACACCATGAAAGAGGTCGGATGA
- the gloB gene encoding hydroxyacylglutathione hydrolase encodes MSASTGTDDKGFRIVTIPCLRDNYAFLIHDSTTNRTALIDAPEADPIETVLRARGWKLDAILLTHHHDDHIAAVPALLQNHKAQVYGAAADRHRLPPLDHALKGGDVFSLLGTPVEVIEVPGHTIGHIAFHLPELTAAFTGDSLMVMGCGRLFEGTAAQMYHSLTQLAALPPETLIHSGHEYTESNMRFALSILPDDPSLRARATKIAACRAEGSFTVPARLEKELATNPFLRAHEAQIARAIDMPDADPLRVFTRLRAMKDDF; translated from the coding sequence ATGTCCGCCTCGACAGGAACCGATGACAAAGGATTTCGGATCGTCACGATCCCCTGCCTGCGCGACAATTATGCCTTTCTGATCCACGACAGCACCACAAACCGCACCGCCTTGATCGACGCCCCCGAGGCAGACCCGATCGAGACCGTGCTGCGCGCCCGCGGCTGGAAGCTGGACGCCATCTTGCTGACCCACCACCACGACGACCATATCGCCGCCGTCCCCGCCCTGCTGCAAAACCACAAGGCCCAGGTTTACGGCGCGGCCGCTGACCGCCACCGCCTGCCGCCGCTGGATCATGCGCTAAAGGGCGGTGATGTGTTCTCGTTGCTGGGCACGCCGGTCGAGGTGATCGAAGTGCCCGGCCATACCATCGGCCATATCGCCTTTCACCTGCCTGAACTGACAGCGGCCTTTACCGGCGACAGCCTGATGGTGATGGGCTGCGGTCGCCTGTTCGAGGGCACCGCCGCACAGATGTATCACAGCCTGACCCAGCTTGCCGCCCTGCCGCCCGAGACGCTGATCCATTCGGGCCATGAATATACCGAAAGCAATATGCGCTTTGCCCTGTCGATCCTGCCGGACGACCCATCCTTGCGTGCGCGTGCCACCAAAATCGCGGCCTGCCGCGCCGAAGGCAGCTTTACCGTTCCGGCCCGACTGGAAAAAGAGCTGGCAACAAACCCGTTCTTGCGGGCGCATGAGGCGCAGATCGCGCGGGCCATCGACATGCCCGATGCCGATCCGCTGCGCGTCTTTACCCGCTTGCGGGCCATGAAGGACGATTTCTAG
- a CDS encoding extensin-like domain-containing protein yields the protein MKRAGRQIALGCLALALLGAPLAAQTIPLPEARPEAAAPQTPAPETAAPNTPAQSAPVTARPDGSLSVPIPRTRPQSVPAVPRAAQVAPTVLSVLPPVPRPPQRPAGRRAIAATPAPAAPAAPRIASTGAGLCGIPGLQGDVIQDISGRGGCGVTNAVQVRSVQGVALSTPLVIDCQTAVTFNRWVSEVAIPSIGNTGGGLAFIQTPGGYSCRAVVGTNSNRLSEHGRGKAVDVVAFRLRDGTTFNVLNGWRSAAWGNVLRQMHRAACGMFGTVLGPEANAAHRDHLHFDTASRRSAYCR from the coding sequence TTGAAGCGGGCAGGGCGCCAGATCGCCCTTGGCTGCCTTGCCCTGGCGTTGCTAGGCGCGCCCCTGGCGGCGCAAACCATTCCGTTGCCCGAGGCGCGCCCCGAGGCTGCAGCTCCGCAAACGCCTGCTCCAGAAACCGCTGCCCCCAACACGCCTGCGCAATCGGCGCCTGTCACCGCTCGGCCTGATGGCTCGCTGTCGGTGCCGATCCCGCGCACAAGGCCGCAATCCGTGCCAGCCGTACCCCGCGCGGCGCAGGTCGCCCCGACGGTCCTGTCGGTTCTGCCCCCGGTGCCCCGCCCGCCGCAGCGCCCCGCCGGGCGGCGCGCCATTGCAGCAACACCCGCGCCTGCCGCACCTGCCGCCCCCCGTATCGCCAGCACCGGCGCAGGGCTTTGCGGTATCCCCGGCCTGCAAGGCGATGTGATTCAGGATATTTCCGGTCGCGGCGGCTGCGGCGTCACGAATGCGGTGCAGGTGCGATCGGTGCAGGGTGTTGCGCTTTCGACGCCGCTGGTCATTGATTGCCAAACCGCCGTGACCTTTAACCGCTGGGTCAGCGAGGTTGCGATCCCCAGCATCGGCAATACCGGCGGCGGCCTCGCCTTTATCCAGACGCCGGGCGGTTATTCCTGCCGCGCGGTGGTGGGCACCAATAGCAATCGCCTGTCTGAACATGGACGCGGCAAAGCGGTGGATGTCGTCGCCTTTCGCCTGCGCGATGGCACCACATTCAACGTGCTGAACGGCTGGCGCAGCGCGGCCTGGGGCAATGTGCTGCGCCAGATGCATCGCGCCGCCTGCGGCATGTTCGGCACGGTTCTGGGCCCCGAGGCGAACGCCGCCCACCGCGACCACCTGCATTTCGACACCGCCAGCCGCCGCAGTGCCTATTGCCGCTGA